From the Limanda limanda chromosome 7, fLimLim1.1, whole genome shotgun sequence genome, the window TTTGTGTCTGGCTGTTGTTGGGAGACCCCAGTGGCAGCGTCCCTTGCCACAGTTTTTAGTAATTGGCCTTCAGAGCCAAGTGCTTTGAATCAACAGTACTACCTATCTcgagtcagtgtttgtgtcagGTCAGGtttagtgtgtagaatttagtgatatcttgtggtgaagttgtatgctgcagctgaatacccctcaccctccccttccaaacccAGCCACTTAtagagtctccctgccagtcctacagaaaggacaaactggacaaacacatgacgtctgagaatcacagaatagcctgtcagcgccggtcagaaatccaatgtaaagttcaaaatcattaaaagaaacacattaacatcatgattcctttaagtttttgtgtccctgtctctcctgaattgaacgggttccatacaacaaaaaggggagaatcgcgagctgacccgTGCGGGTCCGATGTGAACAGCCGGGCTGCTGCGCGCTGTAGAATGGACGCTGCGCAGCGCGGCCGCTACACtttgtggtgctgctgctcgtcggactcgaagagtcgatcagacggggctgccctctctctgccattttccactcgcgctgttttttaaacatcgccggtccacacacacacaactcgcctccttcacttcacagctgcttgagagtgagtgccagtcagcggggccgcATTGAATGCTTtaggggagggactgaattgcgaaTGCGCGTCTCTTtcgaaaaaaatgccaaataatcgtttcaactggATTATAGTAGTTCGGAGATCGTTTGccccaataatcgtaatcacgattaaatttcgattaattgagcagccctactaGCTGTAATAAGCTATAACTTTCTTgaggattttagacaggaagggaggTTGGATATTGTTCTGTAGTTGGCTAAAGACTGAGTCTTCATATACAGGGGCACCTCAATAAAtaagaatatcatggaaaagtacatttatctcaatatttcaattcaaaaagtgaaactcatatattatagATTCATTGCACACGGGTGAAATATTTcaagcatttttttcttttaatttttgatcaatatggcttacagctaatgGAAACCCAAAATTCAGTTTCtcagaaaatttgaatattacATAAGACCAATAAAACAAAGGATTTTTAATACAGAAATGTATGCCTACTGAAAAgtatgttcatatatatatgcactcaatacttggggggggggctttgggGTTCCTTTTGCATGaattactgcatcaatgcggcgTGGAATGGAGGCGATCAGCCTGTGGCTCTGCTGAGGTGTTATCGAAGCCCAGGTTGCTTTGATAATGGCCTTCAGCTTGTCTGCAATGTTGGGTCTGGTGTTGCTCATCTTCCTCTTGACAATACCCCATAGATTCCCTATGGGTGTCAGGTCAGGAAAGCTTGCTGGCCAATGAAGCACAGTGATACCATGGTCATTAGACCAGGTTTTGATACTTTTGGCAGTGTGGGCAGGTGCCAAGTCCTGCTGGAAAAGGAGATCAGCATCTCCAATAACCTTGTCAGTGGAGGGAAGCATGAAGTTCTCTAAAATGTCCTGGTAGACGGCTGCTTTGACTTTTGACTTgataaaacacagtggaccaacaccagcagaTGAGATTGCTCCCCAAATCATCACTGACTGTGGAAACTTCACACTCCACAACAAGCAACTTGGATGCTGGGCCTCTCGACTCTTCCTTCAGACTCTGGGACCTTGATTTccaaatgaaatgcaaaatttactttcatctgtaaagaggactttggaccactTAGCAACAGTCCAGTCCTTTTTCTCCTTAGCCAAGGTAAGACGCTTCTGACGTTGTCTCTGGTTCAGGAGTGGCTTGACACGAGGAATGCTACAGTTGTAGCCCATGTCCTGGATGCGTCTGTGTGTGGTGGCTCTTGATGCACTGACTCCAGCGTAAGTCCACTCCTTGTGAATCTCCCCCAAATTCTTTAATGGCCGTTGTTTCACAATCCTCTCAAGGCTGCGTTATCAGGTTCTCCCTGTTGCTTGTGCACCTTTTTCTACCACACTTTTCCTTCCACAAATTTTTCTATGAATATGCATGGCTTACCCTCCTTGTGGAGGGTGTCAATGACGGTCAAgtcagcagtcttccccatgATTGTTTATCCTACTGAACCAGCCTTAGAGACCATTTAAAGACTCAGGAAAACTTTGCAGGTGTTTTGAGATAATCAATTGATTAGAGTGGGACATCTACCATAGGGAGTCTacaatattcaaattttctgacaatattcaaattttctgacttttgggttttcattagctgtaagccataaccatcaaaattaaaagaaataaacgcTTGAAATAGTTCATTCTGTGTGTAATGAATCTATAAAAtttaattatcaaaataaacaaacttttccatgatattctaatttattgagcTGCACCTGTACATTTCTTTCTTGGAGAAATTCACACAGCTGATTGTCTACAACTTTCATGATGatttcagacaggaagtgaggttgGATATTGGTCGGTAGTGCGTCCACTTTCATCATTTGTAAACTGATTCGTTTCggttcagtgtttctgtgtctctgaaCACTCGTAGACTCGCTGGATCTCTCCATTTTCTTTCACTCCCTCCATGCTCTAAGAGTCTTTCTTGATATTTAACACCAAGATCTGGTTTTAGATGGTATATGACCACAAGTCAAACACTTGCATGAAAGAACAGTATGGACAGTATTGATGTTGTGTGCACACCTATGCAAACAGAAGGTGTGCAGCCCTCCTCCTCAGTTcacattaaatacaataaattctGTTGAACATATGTGTTAAACTCACATTCTTGTAGACCTTGATCACTACTGATGATGGGTGGAAGTCCATGTGAAAGTCATCCACCAGAACATTTAGCTTCCTGATTTCCTCTGCCAGGGCATTAGAGACCTGTACACAAGCAAAGAGCAGGATGAATTGCACTTCCTGCTGAAGTTTGCCCTCTTTTAACAGCAAATCACAATGTGATTCTTTCCTCAATGTTTATTATGAAAACAAACCTgaatttaaaaattattttcacTGGGTTTAATATCATTTGATAACTGAGTAATAGGATTAAGGAGATAACTTGAAGCCCAGTTGTAGGCATGTTATGATTTGGgagttcacctgtctctccacctcctcagtAATCTTCTTGATTTTAGCCTTACAGTCCATGGTCAACAGGTCCAGCTGCTTATCGATGAACTCCAATCGGCAATGACGGTCTTCTTTAGTCTCAAGGCAGTAgaccctaaacacacacacaaagtgtgAATATATCAGAGTAGGTATTTTATTTGTCTCCAGTCTTAGGTTCACACAGACTCAATCAATACATTTCAGACTTGACTCACCTCTGTTCTTGTGCAGCAATATGTATAGAATCCATAATATGGCGCAGGGCTTCAGAGATCTGCTTGGCCCTCACAGTGTGCTGCTCAAACTTGGTCTTCACCGCTGACTGTGAGATACACTCCTGCACACAGCACATTGGCCAACAATCCAAAAAAGATAAAGGGATGGCCACAAATGATTGGATGCTTCAATTCTCCATGTGCAGCTGatatacatttttgttatcTGAATTACTGAGTGCATTTTCCACAATGAATGAACAGGCTTGTGTACAGGCTCGTGCCACAGTAAATATAATTAAGTTATAGTTCGATCAAGAGTGGGATCTTTTTCAGGTTGTGGTAAAAAAGAGAACAACCCATATTTATACGGATGGTAGgctctgtggtgtgtgtcagCCACTACAGGTGAAACATCTACCAGcaataacaaatacaataattCAATCGgccaatacaaataaaagataaatgggTAAAACCTAAGCAACAAGTAATACAATAGgaagaaaaaatatgtatatcaAAAAAAGAGCACAAAGCCAGGAAGAAGAGTATCATCAAGACTCCATTGTACAATTTAAGACAGCGTGGGAGTTTTATAATAGCAGGAGAGATCACAAAAAAAGTGTGAATTCATGAATGAGTCACATCCTACTACTCCCGTAGTCTTTCAAAAAATTCACAAAACCCACCTGGTAGACCTGTTGTCTCTGCTATTGGATCACTAACGGACAGATTTCTAACTACGTAGATTTTTTCATAAAACCTTTTGTAACTGCTTTGCCATCTTACGGGCAAGATTCAATTGACATGATTAAGATTTTATAAACAGTGGATGATCTTGCCAGCTATATACACCTTGTAACAATGGACATTCGCTCGGCTAGTTGGCGCTAACTGGCTGCTAGGTTTGTTTTTATCCAGGCGGCTTGGCTAGGACAGCTGTTTCGCTGTAAAAACTTCATCTCTGAGAGCTTTATGGACTTATTGTGGATTCTAGGTTTTAAGCAGCTTTATGGACAAAATAACATTATGATGGCTGGATCGTGTGAATCCTGCAATCTAACCGTGTCAAAGTTGAGGAAAAACATTACTTCTCTGAAGGCTGAACTCAAGGGGAAACACTAGTTCATCGTGGCCATGATAACCTCTGGCTACGGTTATCACCTGTACGAATTATTGTATTTGTAATTGCTGGTAGATGTGTTTCACCTGGCCTACCAGCCCATTGCAGCGCCATATAAATATGGGTGGTTCTCTTTTTTTAACCACAAAAGGACCTGACTAAGAGCCCACTCTGGAACAAAACATTACTTAATACAATTTTCTGTGGCACAAATAAGTGTGCAGGCTCttctttgtttagtttttttaactaATGCTCAGGCCACACTGGATCCATAATGGAAGCATGTGGGACACAGAatttcttgtttttcattttggtgCCAATGTAAGACGTCTGCACTGCTTTTCTAGAGTGTCAGGGTCTTGCCTATTTTTCTATGCGTACTGCGCAGGGTTCTCAGTAGAATAGATCTAaaaaaatgatctttcaccacagtttcaatgtCTATATGTTGACTATgtcacaaataataaataaataactcttAAAAATAAGAAGCCTGTCATTTAGTTGGATAAATAGACCTAGTTTTAATCAAGAAAATACAGTAGTTATACCAGAAACGGTAAATAGCGGCTTTGCTGTAGGAACGCAGCGGACATGCTCCCTGCGTGAACATATACACAGCAGAACCGCGACGCACCTGTCATATACTGCACATAAATCTTAAACCTAATTGTTATAGGGATGAGGATCTTACCTCAAATCGCCTCTCAAAGTTCTGGAACTCAAACATTCTGGCTTGAAAACCCTCTGCAAGAGCTCCACCTGAAACACATGGAATCACATCCAGTTCAATTTGCTGAGGACCCTGGGAGACCCCGAGGTTCCAACTGTTAAGGAAAAGACCCTGGCCCTaaaccaacatttatttttaactgtACGAGGTGTGTTTCACAAATTAGCAGTGACTTTGATGATAAGCTAACATCACACAATGTTGCTTGCTTACACTCTGTGGCACATTCTGAATGGGCATAAACACAGTTACTGCCGTCCCATCAAAGAATATGTAATGGAAATTGTACCTAACCAGACATTTTACATAAATTTTCTAcacttgatttgttttcttcaaacATTTAGGTGGTACTTACTAAAGACATTCAGTTATTTGATTAAATATACTGTATCAAACAGTAAAAGCTGTTCACCTCTAGTACTAATGCAAGATCGTCACTGAACATAACTTCATTAACACACTACATGTCAGTAGGAATGTTAACCTGAATTAATTAAATTGTAATTCTAACACATTCAGTGATTTCTGTGTACATGAAAAGCGTATAAAATGCCTTCAATTATAAAGATATAAgtctgctctcaaactgaggggtataaagcaatggtgtaaaaaaaaaaaaaaaaaaaaaaaaaaaaaaaaatttgaatttaacttTGGCAATTTTAATGTTTACGCATAAACTCTATCATGAGGCAGTGCTGCTGGACATCAGATTCCGCACCGACTACCATCCCCACCTGCTTCAGGCATTCCTTGAGCTCTCTGCACTCGAGCCTGCAGTACTTCCTTGGCAGAAACAAAGAAGATGCGGTCACTGGCCTGGGTCCGGTCCACTACAGCCAGCTCATCCACCAGGAAATTGGTGCAGCGGTCCATATGCTGCCTACGaacctgaaacagaaacagcccACTTTATTGAACATGAATTTCAACAAGGGATTCATTAGGGAGGAAAACTTCAACGTCAGCTATCTTTCAggacaacagaagaagaagaagtggcaCAGTGTAATTTAGTCAAGGTGTATTTCAGCTGACTATTTTGTCATTTAGCACCAAAACTGAGGGCAGCACAGCAGACAGAAGTGAGGCTCAGGCTGCAGGACATTGATTTTACCGTTACCACCTTTCTTACTTTTTCTATCATATCAGATAGGTTGAAGGTTATGTAAGAGTAACTAAAATTACCAGCTTGCGGCTGTTCACAGAAAGCTTTGTGAAAGGGTACAATGGTACACCTCAAGATCAGTGTATTTTAACAACCAGACAGAGGATGGACTTATTAGAGACTATATGGAGAATCTGTAGACTTCCAATATGTCCTCGATTCCTAAGCTGCTTCTATACATGCACAGAACTTCGGAGAATCTCAAAACACTCTGTGGAGGGGCTGTATGCAAGAACGCAAATATCTAAGTGAGAGCATCCAGACTTTCTGAGTTTCGTTGGCCAGACCCCGAGTATACTGTAAATACCGTAGTGTCTGAAGGAGCCgatgtgaaaacacagcaggagagccTTGGCAGGATTCCCCACAAGTGAGTGGGTGGTTGATTATGTTTCTTACACGTGACAGAAAACCAAAAGTAAACAAATATGTAAGGGTGAAAGACTGGACCCACACATGTTGAAGATATCGTGCTTCCACACGCTGTCTGAATCCTCCTGAGACTATTGTCTGAGCAGGGACATCCTCCAGAGATGAACTGTACTGAGAAAGTGGAGCTaaacatcaaaataataaaaaaggtatACCTGACAACTTGCATTCATGAGAATTGGACAGACAGAATGGCATTAAGAAAGACGAACTGAAAACGTAATACCGCTTACCATGGCTGTTCTGATAAAAATCTGAAGAGTTGCTGGGAGCCTGTGAGGACTATTATAAAATTAGGACaaaatttgaatattaaaataatctcaaaaaggcttttaattctacaaacaaaaccaaagagTTAAGTTGAGTTGTAAAGGCAAGGACATTCTTGCTGTAATGCAATAATGGAAACCACTGATCCACCAGGCTGCGATCTTTCTTTCGTTTTCTGTTTGTTGGGGGAAAtttatggaaaacaaaaaactagACAATCTTACAAAATCATGTAGTGTGCATGTTAAGCGTATTCATTTAATCATCTGAATGAACCACAAACTGTGGGTCTAATGTCAGGTCTCAAACGTACATTTAGTTACAGATCTGTGCAAATAGATACTAACTTCATCCTGAACACAGCTACATAAACAGTGGGGGACACTGGCATGGCTTTAAACTTGAATACAGGATATTCACAGAGGCCTGTGAGGCAGAAGGTAATCCTCAGTTCAATCACAGAGCAGAAATAGGATAGGTAAAACCAGATTAACAGTTCACCTTCTTAtctgaggctgctgctgaatCAGCAGCATGTTAATATTGTATGACACCTGAACTTACTACATGATACTGTAGCAAAACTTTCTTTTTATCAAGAATTTGGAAAGGATGCGGTCCAGATTAAGAGATTTGCATTTCAGCACTTTCAGcacgtcactgactggcggatttgtccgccagaaaaaggctatgaggagccgctgtggcaatgtaaataaacagtcgatgacgactgccacacacgaagaagagccgacttcgacaaaaaacattactccgcctagtggtctggcggtgaattgctttgcatcaaGCACAATCCTTGGGGAACtataaattaaaacgagtccgtcgacagagctgcgtgaaaagccgcagacgccgttgcagaagcatgcgccggcctttagtggagctgtgcatggtTCCCTGGTGTCTGCAGCGGTCTTGCTGGCACTGCGGACGCACTGTGCGCCTTCTCCTGGCTGTggagctgtctgtggtctctgAGTTCGTAGCCCGggactgtttgtttatttattgcaaGTCATATCGTCATCCGCACATCCCTAATTTTTATCTTACACTGTGCTGTCTGCGTCATATGTGGATGCAACTCTATTCCAAATGATTAAACATATTGGACGTGTTGCATTGTGGTGCTTTCCCAACTAAAGAACAAATTTTGTACTGTATTTTCGTTTGACTCTTTAAAATCATGTGTTTCCAGATGACTGAATTTGTTTTACCTTTCTTGTCAACCAAAGGCTGCCTTTCTGCCATCTTCTAAAAGAATTTCAAATTTTATGTCAGTTTCAAAAATAACTGGGGAAAAGTGACGtggctccctcctccctctcaacACAAGCTGAAACTACTGTGAGGCGGATCGCACTGATTAAATAAGGTTTGCCCTACATTTACATCACCAAACAAAAATAGAGCAACACAGCATGCAGAACAATAACCATTTTATGTTGATTATCTGCTTTTATGATAATGGGAAGCCGAACTGAAATTCCATTAATCACCCAGCCCTAATGGATTGTCTCAAAAATATAATTTGGACTCAGAAACTTGGTAATTTCGTAAAAGCATTCGGAACACTCTTTGAGTAAACGCTGTCATTGAGATGTATTTGCTTTGCTAATATTGAACGCAGTCACACTGTAGTCTGTTCAAAAGACTGACCTCTTCCATGTATTCAGGCTCTGAGGCTGAAGCATCCCAGCGGTTGTTGAGGATGAAAATGTTGGGACTGGAGAGCCGCTCATTGACCTTGTGAAAAAAGGACTTCTCCTGTAGGAAAACATAGCAGTTTTAAAGACAGCATTTGAAAATACGACATACATTAAAACTTGAGTATAATCTCATCATGAAACAGTTCACCTATTTATACAGCTGTCTGAATGGATGAAATATACAGTTGTCATGTCTTACCGTCTGCATCAGTGTGGACTCAGAGTTTGCCACCAGAACGAACACATCAGCATCAAGGCAGAACTTGTCAATCCAGCTGTCCAATTCTGTGGTAACATCGATACCTGGGCTGGAACGGAAAGAAAGATCTACGATAAATCATCTATGAAGGAGATTATGTTATCAATTACTGAAACCGCAGCTGGGATTGTGCTATGACCGGACAAAAACCATACTGTTGTGGCTGTACTGAAttgggatagttcactgaaaaatgaaaatacactaATTATCTAATCTCCATAatggaggtggtgggtgaagtgtttgagtcgaCAATTTTTTTTAGGACTGGTGAcgtaaaaaatacataaaatgcctccatactgatTGTGTGGTTTCTTCCATGTGTCCGTAAGCCCCAGCATTCAACTTCAACTTCAACTTGAAACGGCGTCATTAACACCATGTTTATTGGCCTGAATTTCCTCTGTTATCCTCCTCTAGAACCATGTCGGCATGCACGCCGCAGACAGACACGCGCGGGTTGGGCAGTAGCATTGCTACTTCAGCTAGCATCACTACTTCCGATggtggacatttaggcttaaaacataGTGTAAATGACggtgtaaaaaaaatgtcagtccCGGTTCTGCTTATCGGTTCCTAAACTGCAAGGACACCCTAAGTATCTGCCAGGACCTGGCTATGTGACTACGTCACACACCACGCAAGAGCCTGTTCGTTTGCTTAGACATGACCTAGCCTGAATGGCTAACGTGGCTAAGCTAGTGTTAGTAGCACCTCGCTAGCACCTCCAGTAGAGCGAGAAGCGACGGCAGTTCTCGCTGGTTTCCACTCAGTTGTTATAAAATATAGGAGAGATTAATATTCATCACAGATCTTAAAGTTGACAATTATTGATGTAACATTAGTTGAAAAGGGACAATTAGACTTCACCTCCTACTAATTATCCACAAATACGACAATGTGTTTGGTTAATTTAAACACCACTAATTTACACAGTTGGGAAGTAGTTGAGCATGTCTGATAATGCTCTGAGATGAGTTGTGTGGGTATTCTTTTGTAATGTTGCCTGTCTATCATAAGGCATTACCAGTGCTGCCCCGGTATAACATGAAGCACAGATACTGTGCAATGGTCCAGTCCAATAAAGATATATTTGTTATCTAATCattagattatttattttttaccattTTGGAATCCAAATGGGGAATCGATACGAATCGATACCCAACCCTACGTATAATCATACCTGCTATTATTCACTACAGCCAACAGAATCACTCTTGTTCATGTAGATTGTAATTATAAGCCTAAAACCAGGTGTCTATTTCAGCCAACATTCTCCTTTTTTTAGCGCATtaacattttctaaataaatgaatcccaaactgctgctgatgtgcTGACAGTGTACGAATGTATGAGTGATAGAGAACTACAATATACAATTATAATGGGTGCAGTCAGACCAATCTCAAACACTGATGAGATTTGGCTAATTGAGATCAActtgtgtctcacctgtccacCAACACCAGATCATCCCTGAGCAGAGCACACTTGGCTTTGGGCCACATGACACAGACCAAGCTGCCGGCATCTAAGTCCTCATCCTGATGGAGAGCATGGGCTAGTTGGTTTACCgtctgtaaaaacacacacacacacttttttttaacacataCAGCAAGGCCAGTATATATGCAAGGGCCTCAGTGAGCTCTGCTTACCTTTatgttcttcctctcttcagAGCCTTCTGTGAGGAGGAAGGCCTCGTTGCCATCTGTGCCCTCCACCCTCAGGAAACAGTTGGTGGTGTGTCCTATTCCTGACGGCAGCACTTTATCACATAGCATGGCATTGATCACTGAGCTCTTCCCATTACTGGTCCTATAGAACAAACCGTTcagtcagtgtttcctcagtccatttgaaaagtgaataaaaaaaggTTCAATTAAATAAGATGAATATAGATAAACAGAAGTTCCAAAACTAAACGGTTAGGGTAGGAAACGGATAGTCATACCTCCCAAAGAAGACCACCTTCATATGTCTGCGGGCGAGCACTTCGCCGATCCCAGCCACCTTTGCAAGGTAAGCTTGCACCTCCTGGACCTGCTCCTCTGTGGTGACTGGGTCCAACTCATCATTTTTGTACGTATCTAATATGTGGAGGTGATCGGACAGAAGACAATGCATCTTGTTACAGCTGTTTCCATGAAGAGACAGTA encodes:
- the mfn2 gene encoding mitofusin-2; the encoded protein is MSLVFLRPNTNAVHSKKDKRLMAEVNASPLKHFVTAKKKINGIFEQLGSYIKESTSFLEDTYKNDELDPVTTEEQVQEVQAYLAKVAGIGEVLARRHMKVVFFGRTSNGKSSVINAMLCDKVLPSGIGHTTNCFLRVEGTDGNEAFLLTEGSEERKNIKTVNQLAHALHQDEDLDAGSLVCVMWPKAKCALLRDDLVLVDSPGIDVTTELDSWIDKFCLDADVFVLVANSESTLMQTEKSFFHKVNERLSSPNIFILNNRWDASASEPEYMEEVRRQHMDRCTNFLVDELAVVDRTQASDRIFFVSAKEVLQARVQRAQGMPEAGGALAEGFQARMFEFQNFERRFEECISQSAVKTKFEQHTVRAKQISEALRHIMDSIHIAAQEQRVYCLETKEDRHCRLEFIDKQLDLLTMDCKAKIKKITEEVERQVSNALAEEIRKLNVLVDDFHMDFHPSSVVIKVYKNELHRHVEEGLGKNMSQRCSTSITSSLQATQSDMIDGLKPLLPSPVREQVDKLVPRQCFSLSYDLACDKLCSDFQEDISFHFSLGWTMLVNRFLGPKNTRRALVGYNDQVPRPMALTPVSTTIPPFPQSSVTQEELMVSMVTGLASLTSRTSMGVLVVGGVIWKAVGWRLIALSVGLYGLLYIYERLTWTTKAKERSFKRQFVDYASEKLQLIVSYTGSNCSHQVQQELAGVFAQLCQQVDVTRQNLEDEITDMNKKIELLDSLQSKAKLLRNKAGWLDSELNMFTQQYLHHSK